The nucleotide sequence GTGGCAGTTTTCGAACGCATCTCGAACGCGGCCGGACCGGCTGCGGGCTGGCCGGGACGTGAGGCTGGACCGCCGTCGGAATTCTACGACGCGCGGGGCCGCAACTCCGCCCGCAGTCGCCACAATTCAAGGAACGCGCGCAGGACCACTCTTGGGTTGCCGCCGCTAGGCTTTCCCCACCGCCGCGGGTAGTGCGAGACGCCGACTTCCATGATGCGGGCGCCCCGGTGGGAAAGCCGGCACAGCAGTTCGGTGCTGACGAAGGCGCCCTCGGAGCGCAGGGGGAGGTCTGCGACCAGCGACCGGCGGAGGAGCTTGAACGCGCAGTCGATGTCCCGTACGCGCAGGCCAAACAGCGCCCGCACGAGCAGGTTCCACATCCGACCGAACAGCTTGCGGTGAAAAGGATCGCGGCGGCGGAGGCGGTAGCCGACGACCACGTCCGCTTTGTGCGTTTGGGGCAACAGGCGGCCGATCTCCCGGAGATCGAACTGCGCGTCGGCGTCGCTGAAGAAGACCCACTCGTGGCGGGCGGCGGCAAACCCGGTGCGGAGAGCGGCTCCGTAGCCGCGGTTGCGGTCGTGGCGCACCAGCCGCACCCGCGGGTCTTCCCGTTGCAGGCGGAGGACGACATCAGCCGTGCCGTCGATGCTGCCGTCGTCGACGACGATCACCTCGAACGGCACACCCAGAGCGCTCAGCACGTCCACCGCGTTTCGGACGGTGGTCTCGACGTTGCCCTCTTCGTTGTGGGCGGGGAAGAAGGCGGAGATCCCGGCCGGGAGCCGACCGCCGACCTCCGCCGACCGCCGGCGGTCGCTCACGCGCTGCTGCTCACCAGGATCAGCCCGAAGACGATCGCCGCGATTCCCGCGATACGGACCGCCGGGATGATCTCCTGGAACAGAAACGCCGACGCCAGCAGGACGATCACGTATCCCAGCGACAGCATCGGATAGGCGAGGCTCAGCGGCGCGCGGGACAGGACCACGATCCACAGCACGCTGGCCACACCGTACAGCAAGAAGCCACCGAGGATGTGAGGGCTGGTCGCGATGCGCCACAGCAGCATCCCGACGTCAGGGATCGCTCCCAGCCGTACCGCTCCGGCCTTGAGGAGGATCTGCCCGACGGCACCGAGCACGACGGAGAGGAGGATCAGCAAGACGACCGTCACGTTTCGCCTCGCAAGGTCGGTCTGGTGTTGGAACCAACGGCGGACGGAATCCACGACGCTACACCCAGGAGCGTATCCAGATCCACCACCGCAGCCAGTGCGCGGGCACCGGGTAGGCGGTGAGGACCGGTAGATAGTACACGAACACCAAAGCGGCGACAACCAGATACGCGGTCACCCAGCGCAGTCCCGTCCGCGCCGCCGCGGCGTCTGCCAGGGACAGCAGCGCCAGGTAGGCGAACGGCAGCGCGGGCAGCATGTGATAGACGAACAGCAGCCGCCCGATCACCGCGTAGGGCAGATAGGTCAGACCGAACCCGGCTGCCACGAACACATCCTCCAGCCGCCGGTGCGTCCAGCCGCGCCAGGCCACGAGTGCGATCGCGGGGATGGCTGCCCACCACAACAGCGGGTTTCCCACCGCGAACACGCCGGTCATCGTCCCGCCGGTGGCTTCGTAGTGGTACCACATCGGCCGCAGCAGCAACGGCCACGTCCACCACGCGCTCGTGTACGGGTGCGTCGCCTGGAGCGTGCTGTGGTAACCGTACATGTTGCGGTGCAGGCGCAGCACGTCTCCGAGGGTTTCGCCGCGGGCGAGGTGCGGGGCGTAGGAGGCCGCGTAGACCACCAGCGGCAGGAGCAGCAGCGCGGCCGCAGCGTGTCCAGGCCGCACGCGCATCGCACCGCGTCGCCAGGCGAGGATCGTGGCGAAGACGAGGACGGCGGTGGTCGCCGCGCCGGTCCACTTGGTGGCTGCTGCCCCCCCGGCGCACAGGCCGGCGAGATACAACCACCTCAGGCGGCCGCTGCGCAGCGCCGCCCACCAGAATGCGTAGGCCGCGACGGCGAAGCCGACGAGGAAGATTTCCGGTTTTGCGATGCGCGACTCCACGAGAAAGAACGGCTCGATCGTACCCACGAACGCCAGCAGGACGCCCTTGCGCGGGTTGTCGAAGACCCAGCAGCCCAGCAGGTACAGCGCCGCGATCAACAGGACACCGAACAGAGCCGGTGCCACCCGCCATCCTCGGGGGGTGAGGCCGAACACTCGCACGCCCGCGGCGATCAGCAGCTTGGACAGCGGCGGGTGTGTCCACTCGTAGATCGGCGCGCCGGTGAGGTACTCCTGAGCGGTGCGTGCGTAGTAGATCTCGTCGAAGTACTGCGCAGGTGGCTGATCGACACGCCACAAACGCAGGCCGGCCGCGGCGACGAGCAGCGCGACCACCAGCCAGATCGTCTGCGGATCCCTGGGCCGCGACAGGCTGACCGCGAGGTTCCGATCTCCGACCCCTGAGCCCCGGTCCGTGACCACCGGCCTTGATCGTACCGCTGCTGTTTGACATCGCCAAGGCGCCTGTGGTAGCGTGCGCGCTAGACCAAGGTGGTCAACGGGAAAGGAGGTGGTGCCCACTTGAGTAGAACACCCATCCCGGCCCACCTGGAGGGCGAAGTCTAGCAAGGCAAGTCCCGGCGGTGGGCCGGGACTTTTTGTTCGCCGCGCGGGTCGGCCCGCCACCGCCGACTCCTGTATACTGTCTGTGTCGGCGGCGTAGCTCAGTTGGTCAGAGCACGCGGTTCATACCCGCGGTGTCGTGGGTTCGAATCCCTCCGCCGCCACCACGACGGCCACGGTCATGCTCCCGCCCAGGACGGTCATTCGCCGGATCCAGCGCGACGTCGAACGTCACGGCCTGTTCGGTCCCGAAACCCGCATCCTCGTGGCCTGCTCGGGCGGACGGGATTCTGTGGCGCTGCTGCTGGCGCTGCGCGGATTTGGGGCGCCCTGGCGCCTAAGCCTCGAAGTAGGACACGTCCACCACGGCCTGCGGAAATCCGCGGACGCCGACGCCGCCTTCGTGCAGGGTCTGTGCCGCGACCTCGGGATGCCGGTGCACGTCGAGCGTGTGGAGGGGCTGGACGGCGCCGGCCTCGAAGCCCGCGCCCGCCAGGCGCGCTACGAGGCGTTGAGACGGATGGCGGAACGAGCCGGCGCGCCACTGGTGGCCACGGGCCACACGATGGACGACCAGGCCGAGACGGTCCTGCTCAGGTTGCTGCGGGGAGCGGGTCCCGGTGCGCTGGCGGGGATCCTGCCCCGGCGCACGCTGGGCGGGGGCGTCGACGTCGTTCGCCCCCTGCTGTGGACGCGGCGAGCCGACCTGGAGGTGCTGGTGCGGGATGCCGGGGTCGGCTGGCGCGAGGACGAAACGAACCGCGACTTGCGGATCGCCCGCAACCGCATCCGCCACCGCGTGCTGCCGGTGCTCGCCGAAGAAAACCCCCGCGTCGTCGAGACGCTGGCTCACGTCGCCGAGATCGTAAGAGAGGAGGAAACCGAGTGGGTGGAGCGAACGCTGCGAGCGCTCGCCGCCGTCGCGCAAGCGGAGGGCGGGAGCTGGAGAATCTCGCTGCATCGGTTTCGGGAGCTGCCCGTCGCGCTGCAGCGGCGCGTGCTCCGCGAGGTTGCCGCGCGCGCGGGAAACGAAGACGGGATTTCCTTCGTTCAGTTGGAAAACGTACGGTGGCAGGCCCTGCGCGGTCGGACCGGCAGCGAGACGACCCTGCCGGGCGGCCTGCGGGCGCGGCGCACGTCGGAG is from Armatimonadota bacterium and encodes:
- a CDS encoding glycosyltransferase family 2 protein translates to MSDRRRSAEVGGRLPAGISAFFPAHNEEGNVETTVRNAVDVLSALGVPFEVIVVDDGSIDGTADVVLRLQREDPRVRLVRHDRNRGYGAALRTGFAAARHEWVFFSDADAQFDLREIGRLLPQTHKADVVVGYRLRRRDPFHRKLFGRMWNLLVRALFGLRVRDIDCAFKLLRRSLVADLPLRSEGAFVSTELLCRLSHRGARIMEVGVSHYPRRWGKPSGGNPRVVLRAFLELWRLRAELRPRAS
- a CDS encoding phospholipid carrier-dependent glycosyltransferase; this encodes MVTDRGSGVGDRNLAVSLSRPRDPQTIWLVVALLVAAAGLRLWRVDQPPAQYFDEIYYARTAQEYLTGAPIYEWTHPPLSKLLIAAGVRVFGLTPRGWRVAPALFGVLLIAALYLLGCWVFDNPRKGVLLAFVGTIEPFFLVESRIAKPEIFLVGFAVAAYAFWWAALRSGRLRWLYLAGLCAGGAAATKWTGAATTAVLVFATILAWRRGAMRVRPGHAAAALLLLPLVVYAASYAPHLARGETLGDVLRLHRNMYGYHSTLQATHPYTSAWWTWPLLLRPMWYHYEATGGTMTGVFAVGNPLLWWAAIPAIALVAWRGWTHRRLEDVFVAAGFGLTYLPYAVIGRLLFVYHMLPALPFAYLALLSLADAAAARTGLRWVTAYLVVAALVFVYYLPVLTAYPVPAHWLRWWIWIRSWV
- the tilS gene encoding tRNA lysidine(34) synthetase TilS, whose protein sequence is MGSNPSAATTTATVMLPPRTVIRRIQRDVERHGLFGPETRILVACSGGRDSVALLLALRGFGAPWRLSLEVGHVHHGLRKSADADAAFVQGLCRDLGMPVHVERVEGLDGAGLEARARQARYEALRRMAERAGAPLVATGHTMDDQAETVLLRLLRGAGPGALAGILPRRTLGGGVDVVRPLLWTRRADLEVLVRDAGVGWREDETNRDLRIARNRIRHRVLPVLAEENPRVVETLAHVAEIVREEETEWVERTLRALAAVAQAEGGSWRISLHRFRELPVALQRRVLREVAARAGNEDGISFVQLENVRWQALRGRTGSETTLPGGLRARRTSEELVIGTPSEEELPAVEVCLPVPGRVLSTELGLLVETSVEPADAPREPRGTWEVELDPEVAASGLVLRNRRPGDRLNLPGVRGGRKVSDVLTDAKVPRWERGRVGVIAAPSGEVLWVIGHRAAARARPRVGSKRRVRVRAWPLIASNG